A single Elaeis guineensis isolate ETL-2024a chromosome 15, EG11, whole genome shotgun sequence DNA region contains:
- the LOC105057938 gene encoding uncharacterized protein isoform X2 codes for MASFPPNPPAVSPKTPLNFSLIPSMSEIMESSRAQGLRLRLRSLGPFFRVRAEGEGGAELGRAEGVIRPWLKGKVLHLDSMRMARETLAMDRSIFGLGLFLGAVAVRHGFDRGCTRAELLAINDSPLYHSKLVRFYTRMGFKVVHEVDGSSMGDLAHMLVWGGRGTRMDASIEELLMKWGKRFKPQSQYSSL; via the exons ATGGCTTCGTTCCCACCCAACCCACCGGCGGTTTCCCCGAAAACACCCCTAAACTTCTCTCTAATACCGAGCATGTCCGAGATAATGGAGTCGTCCAGAGCCCAGGGGCTCCGCCTCCGGCTCCGGTCCCTGGGGCCCTTCTTCCGGGTCCGGGCGGAGGGCGAGGGCGGGGCGGAGCTCGGCAGGGCAGAGGGAGTAATTAGGCCGTGGCTCAAGGGCAAAGTTCTGCACTTGGACTCCATGAGGATGGCAAGGGAGACGCTCGCCATGGACCGGTCCATCTTCGGCCTGGGCCTCTTCCTCGGGGCCGTCGCGGTCCGGCATGGGTTCGACCGGGGTTGCACCCGAGCAGAGCTCCTCGCCATCAACGACTCCCCTCTCTATCACTCCAAG CTTGTTCGGTTCTACACAAGGATGGGTTTCAAGGTAGTACATGAAGTCGATGGCTCGTCAATGGGAGACCTGGCTCATATGTTGGTGTGGGGAGGTAGAGGAACTAGAATGGATGCTAGCATTGAGGAGCTTCTTATGAAATGGGGCAAAAGGTTTAAACCTCAAAGTCAATACAGTTCCTTATGA